A stretch of the Musa acuminata AAA Group cultivar baxijiao chromosome BXJ2-7, Cavendish_Baxijiao_AAA, whole genome shotgun sequence genome encodes the following:
- the LOC103990339 gene encoding tyrosine decarboxylase 1 produces MGSLGDITLENNNVMCPPNPLDPEEFRRQGHMMVDFIADYYHDVDKYPVLSQVSPGYLRDRLPDSAPNHAEPIEAILQDVRSHIVPGITHWQSPNYFAYFPSSGSVAGFLGEMLSVGFNVVGFNWMSSPAATELETIVMDWLGKMLNLPKPFLFSGGGGGVLQGTTCEGILCTVTAARDKVLNKIGRDRIGDLVVYCSDQTHCALKKAAQIAGIHPDNIRALPTHQRDAFGLCPETLGAALAADVSEGLVPLYLCSTVGTTSSTAVDPLRALCEVAAEYDIWVHVDAAYAGSACICPEFRHFIDGVESASSFSFNAHKWFFTTLDCCCLWVKEPQHLVNALSTNPEYLRNKATESKKVVDFKDWQIALSRRFRALKLWMVLRSYGVANLRNFIRSHVNMAELFEGFVAKDERFEVVVPRNFAMVCFRLIPPLGSRSTRDGGLETANAINKRLLDAVNATGKIYMTHAVVGGVYIIRFAVGASLTEERHVRSAWSVVQEQAEALLAEFEVQAALQEKAETGLTEFNLHASMQEQAGQAVHA; encoded by the coding sequence ATGGGTAGCCTCGGCGACATTACTCTCGAAAACAACAATGTCATGTGCCCGCCGAACCCCCTCGACCCCGAGGAGTTCCGCCGGCAGGGCCACATGATGGTCGACTTCATCGCCGACTACTACCACGACGTTGATAAGTACCCTGTCCTCAGCCAGGTCTCCCCTGGCTATCTCCGTGACCGACTCCCGGACTCGGCCCCCAACCACGCTGAGCCCATCGAGGCGATCCTTCAAGACGTCCGCAGCCACATTGTCCCCGGCATCACTCACTGGCAGAGCCCCAACTACTTCGCCTACTTTCCCTCCAGTGGCAGCGTCGCCGGCTTCTTGGGAGAGATGCTCAGCGTCGGCTTCAATGTCGTCGGCTTCAACTGGATGTCGTCCCCCGCGGCCACCGAGCTCGAGACCATCGTCATGGACTGGTTGGGCAAGATGCTCAACCTTCCTAAGCCCTTCCTCTTctctggtggcggcggcggcgtgcTCCAAGGAACCACCTGCGAGGGCATCCTCTGCACCGTGACCGCCGCCCGGGACAAGGTGCTGAACAAGATCGGCAGGGATCGAATTGGTGACCTGGTGGTCTACTGCTCTGATCAGACGCACTGCGCTCTCAAGAAGGCGGCGCAGATCGCCGGCATTCACCCGGACAACATCCGCGCTCTGCCGACTCACCAGCGCGACGCGTTCGGGCTGTGCCCCGAGACCCTGGGAGCCGCTCTGGCGGCCGACGTCTCGGAGGGGCTGGTGCCTCTGTACCTGTGCTCAACTGTGGGCACGACCTCGTCGACGGCGGTTGATCCGCTCCGGGCGCTGTGCGAGGTGGCAGCGGAGTACGACATCTGGGTGCATGTGGACGCGGCCTATGCTGGGAGCGCGTGCATCTGCCCAGAGTTCCGCCACTTCATCGACGGCGTGGAGAGCGCCAGCTCCTTCAGCTTCAACGCCCACAAGTGGTTCTTCACCACATTGGACTGTTGCTGCCTGTGGGTGAAGGAGCCGCAACACCTGGTGAACGCCCTCTCCACCAACCCCGAGTACTTGAGGAACAAAGCCACGGAGTCGAAGAAGGTAGTGGACTTCAAGGACTGGCAAATCGCACTCAGCCGCCGCTTCCGAGCACTGAAGCTGTGGATGGTGCTGCGGAGCTACGGGGTGGCCAACCTCAGGAACTTCATAAGGAGCCACGTGAACATGGCCGAGCTGTTCGAGGGGTTCGTGGCCAAGGACGAGAGGTTTGAGGTGGTGGTGCCCAGAAACTTCGCCATGGTGTGCTTCCGGCTAATACCACCCCTCGGCAGCCGCTCCACCAGGGACGGTGGATTGGAGACGGCAAACGCGATCAACAAGAGGTTGCTCGACGCGGTGAACGCGACCGGGAAGATATACATGACCCATGCAGTGGTGGGCGGAGTCTACATAATCCGGTTCGCCGTCGGCGCGTCGCTTACGGAGGAGCGGCATGTGCGGTCGGCGTGGTCGGTGGTGCAAGAGCAAGCGGAGGCTCTGCTGGCGGAGTTCGAGGTGCAAGCAGCGCTGCAAGAGAAAGCAGAGACCGGGCTGACGGAGTTCAACCTGCATGCATCGATGCAAGAGCAAGCAGGTCAGGCGGTGCACGCTTGA
- the LOC103990338 gene encoding uncharacterized protein LOC103990338, translating into MLCSSLPNKRANPSASSIPFVPRQIMLAANSAVAAVEDSKARRKEKKERKKRSSETLHLDGTEVGEASRNGLGRDVLLRSIAAFLDGSGFSRTLSVFQSETRLEMGCWKSSSVNLEDLFCKFLDSSNGHGEASIDWPRDQDLRKVSIPGVVEGKNMNCTTENIHKKKRKRTDQINDETESEKLKMDEDLHAETKEKKKTKKLVHDPSTEGCENKHLEVSREKAESIDPANQSPDPHKNDKEKKKKLKSMPETHDEIAEPSDFANVKHKSEKKKEKKLKKVEVEASENISDKRFKDKKLEDIEGHSGPASENLLVHNDSQHKVKKKKQKLTSDVVPTVNSNQAAEEKSGDQIKECNINLDVETSDFGAKSLPKSEGMNVKVAKKPSKKGKVLPMSGITDNETADKDSKVKSEGAENIEETENLVKFDKSALDGDTPVTTKKRKMEESKDSNRNAVKQLELSTQANENNSASKLKDEVVGNGSIGSNRKKENHSAEPKSVNAFQRVKIEEIKFADEKLKDNSYWAKHGADTGYGAKAQEVLGQVRGRDFRHEKTKKKRGSYRGGQIDLQSHSIKFSYSDDDDDDE; encoded by the exons ATGCTCTGTTCGTCGCTCCCCAATAAACGAGCGAACCCGTCGGCTTCATCAATTCCTTTCGTCCCTCGCCAAATCATGCTCGCTGCCAACAGTGCCGTCGCCGCTGTGGAGGACAGCAAGGCGAGacggaaggagaagaaggagaggaagaagcgaTCTTCGGAAACCCTCCACTTGGATGGGACCGAGGTTGGGGAAGCGTCGCGTAACGGGCTCGGGAGAGATGTCCTTCTCAGATCGATCGCGGCCTTCCTCGACGGCAGTGGCTTCTCCAGGACTCTCTCTGTCTTCCAGTCCGAAACCCGGCTCGAG ATGGGTTGTTGGAAATCATCTTCTGTAAACTTGGAGGATCTATTTTGCAAGTTCTTGGattcaag TAATGGTCATGGAGAAGCTAGCATTGATTGGCCGAGAGATCAAG ATCTACGAAAAGTCAGCATTCCTGGAGTAGTAGAAGGCAAGAATATGAACTGCACCACTGAGAACATtcacaagaagaaaagaaagagaactgATCAAATTAATGATGAAACAGAAAGTGAGAAGTTAAAAATGGACGAGGACTTGCATGCCGAAactaaggagaagaaaaagacaaaGAAATTGGTTCATGACCCATCCACTGAAGGATGTGAAAATAAACATTTGGAAGTCAGTCGAGAGAAAGCTGAGAGCATTGATCCTGCAAATCAGTCACCAGATCCCCATAAAAATgacaaagagaagaagaagaaactcaaGAGTATGCCTGAAACTCATGATGAGATTGCTGAACCTAGTGACTTTGCAAATGTAAAACATAaaagtgaaaagaaaaaagagaaaaaactaaAAAAGGTAGAAGTGGAAGCATCTGAGAATATATCTGACAAAAGATTCAAGGACAAGAAATTGGAAGACATCGAAGGTCACAGTGGTCCTGCCTCTGAGAATCTCTTGGTTCATAATGATTCTCAACACAAAGtcaagaagaagaaacagaaaTTAACTTCTGATGTTGTGCCCACTGTGAACTCTAATCAGGCAGCAGAAGAAAAATCTGGTGACCAAATTAAAGAATGCAATATCAATCTAGATGTGGAAACATCAGATTTTGGAGCTAAAAGTCTTCCTAAATCTGAAGGCATGAATGTTAAAGTTGCAAAGAAACCTTCCAAAAAGGGAAAAGTATTGCCCATGAGTGGGATAACTGATAATGAGACTGCAGACAAGGATTCAAAGGTCAAATCTGAAGGTGCTGAAAATATTGAGGAAACAGAGAATCTTGTGAAGTTTGACAAATCTGCTTTAGATGGTGATACCCCAGTTACTACTAAAAAGAGGAAGATGGAAGAAAGTAAGGATAGTAATAGGAATGCTGTCAAGCAACTCGAGCTTTCGACACAGGCTAATGAAAACAATAGTGCAAGTAAATTAAAGGATGAAGTGGTaggaaatggaagcattggaagcaacagaaaaaaagaaaaccattCAGCAGAG CCAAAAAGTGTGAATGCTTTTCAAAGGGTGAAGATAGAGGAGATTAAATTTGCAGATGAAAAGCTCAAGGATAATTCATACTGGGCTAAG CATGGTGCTGATACGGGGTATGGTGCCAAGGCACAAGAAGTTCTTGGTCAAGTGAGAGGAAG GGACTTTAGGCATGAAAAAACCAAGAAAAAACGTGGAAGCTACAGAGGTGGACAGATCGATCtgcaatcacattcaataaagttCTCTTAttcggatgatgatgatgatgatgagtga